The following DNA comes from Methanothermus fervidus DSM 2088.
AGATTCTCTAGACACGTTTATATGATCTGCAAGATCTTTTAAAGATAAACCAAGTTTTTCTCTAACCCTACGTAATTTTCTTCCATCAATGTTTACGTAATACCCGCCCCTATCTGCAAATATCTCTGGATACTCTCCTTCAGCTATTATCCTTTTTAATGTATTAACACTTGATGCAGGAATTCCATATCTGGTATAAATCACGCCATCTTCTAAAGGTTTATCTTTTGATCTTATACCAACCAAAAATGGTGAGGCTAGAAGGTTTGAAGCAACCTTTTTCATTTCATTAGCTTGTATTTCATTGAATGAATTTATATTTACAAGTACTTTCAATAACAATAATAATAGTTCTTTCCGTGCTAAAAAATCGAAACAACTTCTTTCATATATTCTTGATACTTCAAAACCCTGGTCAATGAAAAAATTATACATGTCTTCGATAAGCTTTACTCTAGATTCCATAATTTATCACCGGTGATCATATGCTTCATATAGGTATAGATGATACAGACTCCAGCAAAGGTATGTGCACTACCTATATAGCTTGTATACTTTATCATGAATTTAAAAGTTGCGGATTTGAAGTGATAGGTTATCCTAGATTGATAAGATTAAATCCTTTTGCACCACATAAAACCCGTGGAAATGGTGCCGTATCACTCAGAGTAAAAACAAAAAATGAAGAAAAAATTAAAAATAAAGTATTAAACACTGTTTCAAATTTAGCAGAACTTGAAGATGAAAACACAGATCCTGGAATTGTATTTTATAAAGGAAAAATAACTCCTGAAATGGAAAAATTTGCATTAAAAGCCATAAGAAAGATTGTTAGTTTAAATGAAGCTAAAAAATTAGCAAAAAAAGTTAATGCTGAAATTTATAAGTTTAAAAAAGGAAGAGGTATCATAGGAGCTCTTGCAGCAATCTCTTGTCCCCTAAAAGATAAAACTTATGAATTACTTGCATATCGAACACCAGAAAATTATGGTAAAGAAAGAAAAATAGATAGCAATTCTGTTTTTAAAATGGATAAATTATTTTATCCAAAAACATTTGACAATGTTGACAATGATAACATACTTATAACTCCAAATACACCATGTCCTGTTCTTTATGGTATACGAGGTGAAACTCCTGAAGATGTTAGAGAGGCAAATAAAGTTGTTAAGTCAAGGGAACCTATTGAAAGGACATGTATTTTTGAAACAAACCAACACACTGACCAACATATCCAAAAAGCAAAAAGAATAGCGGACATGAAGCAGTTTGAATCTTATGTTGTTATAGGGGAAGTAAAAGACGAACCAAAGGTTATTGAAGGAGGACATGTTTTTTTCACATTGAAAGATAGTTCTGGTGAAATTACTTGTGCAGCTTATGAACCTACAAAAGAATTTAGGAAAATTGTAATGAAATTAAAACCAGGAGACAAATTGAAAATATATGGAGGTATAGGTGTTCACAATACATTGAACATTGAAAAAATGAAAATATTAGAATTAGCACCTTTATATAAAAAATTAAATCCACTATGTCCAAAATGTGGAAAAAGAATGAAGTCCGCTGGGAAAAATAAAGGTCTCAAATGTTTAAATTGTGGTAATAAAATCCCTTATGAATATAAAATAATTAAGAAAATTCCTAGGAATATAAAGAAAAAATGGTATGAAGTTCCCCCTGCAGCAAGGCGTCATCTTTCTAAGCCGCTTATAAGGTGTAAAAATGATATCTAAAGATTTGGCTAATTTTATTAAAAAAATAAAATATTCAAAATTAAATAAAAATGTTGTTGATAAAGTTAAATGTTCTTTTTTGGATTTCTTTGGAGTTGCATTAAGAGGATCAAGAGAAAAAAGTGGAATCATAGCATTTAAAAGTTTATACAAGAAGGGAAAGAATTCAACTGTAATTGGTTATGGAAAAAGCGATGAAATGACTGCAAGCTTAATAAATGGCATATTTGCACATAATACAGATTTAGATGATGGTCACAGAAATGCATTGATGCATCCTGCATGTACTGTAATACCAGCTGCACTGTCTCTTGCAGAAAAATACAATGTAATAGGTAAGAGATTTATAGAAGGCATTGTTTGTGGTTATGAAGTTGGCATTGCAATTGGAATTTCTATAAATCCAGAACATAGGGAAAGAGGATTTCATACAACAGGCACATGTGGTGTATTTGCAGCCGCTGCAGCTGCATCAAAGGTTTTAAACCTTAAAAAGAATGAAATAGTCAATGCCATCGGGTTGGCAGGTACTCAGGCATCTGGATTGTTAGAATCTGATCATGCTGGTACAATGGCAAAACATCTGCATGCAGGAAAAGCGGCTCAAAGTGGAGTAATATCAGCTATTTTAGCTAAAAATGGTTTTACTGGTGCAAAAACTATATTAGATGGAAAAGAAGGATTTTTCAATGCATATTCTACTTTAGATAAAATTTCAATAATAAAAAGAGAATTAGGTAAATTTCACATTAGAAACACTTATATGAAAAAATATCCTGTTTGTAGACATCTTCATTCCACTTTAGATTCTGGAGAATCAATACTCAAAGAATTAGGAATTAAAAAATTAGATCCAAATAAAGTTAAAAAGATAATTGTAGAGACATATGAGGTTGCAGCACAACATAATAATTACAGACCTAAAACTGTGGAAGCTGTTAGACAAAGCCTACCTGTTTCTTTAGCAATTCTTTTGTATAAAGGTGATTTATCTTTAGAAAATTTAAAAGAATATGAAAGATTAGAGTCTGGAGTGAAAAAAATTATAGATAAAATTATAATAAAGGTAGATAAAAGTTTAGATGCAAACAAAAGACCATCAAAAGTTTGTATTGAATTTAAAAATAGAAAAATTGAAAAATTTACACCTATACCTAGAGGAGAACCAGAAAATCCCTTTTCAAAGGAAGATATATTGAAAAAATTCAAAAAATTGAATCCTGAATATCCAATAAAAAAATTAAAAATTATAGATGAGTTGGAAGATATTGAAGTTGGAGCCTTGATGGAGGAATTGTCATGGAAGCAAGAGCAATAAATTTTCTTAAAAAAATAGGTATTAAATATGAATTTAAAAAATCTAACAAAAGATTTGAAGACGGATCTGAATATAGGTTTGAGGTTCCTGGAATACAAGGAGTGGAAGCTCTTGAAGCATTGATAGACGCTATAGATGAATATGATGTAACTGTTCATAGAGTCACTCAGACCAAGGGAATTATGATGCTCACTGATTCTGAGATAGAAAAAATGGCTGAATTGGCGTTGGAAGCTAAACTTGAATTGTTTTTAAGTGTGGGTCCACGAGCAACATATGATACAAGTGCAACAGTGCATACAAAAGAAGGAGCAAGAATTGGATATAGGTTAAGAGGTTATGAAAATTTAGTATATGCAATTGAAGATGTAATGAGGGCCATTGATTTAGGTGTTAGAGGAATAGTTGTTTATGATGAAGGACTTCTCTGGGCATTGAATAAAATGAGAGAAAATGGTGACATACCAAAAGATGTACATTTTAAAGTATCAGCTCATTGTGGTCACGGTAATCCCGCATCTGCAATTTTACTTGAAAAAATAGGTGCAGACTCCTTTAACCCTGTGCGTGATTTGCAGATACATATGCTTGCTTCATTAAGGCAGGTAATAGATATACCTATAGATGTGCACACTGAAAATCCAAAATCTTCTGGTGGTTTTATAAGACATTATGAAGTGCCTGATATGATTAAATTTTCAGCACCAGTATATCTTAAAACAGGAGGATCTGTAGCATTAACACATGCTTGGGAAACAACTAAAGATGAAGCAAAAAAAAGGGTAAAGCAAGTTTTACTTGTACAATCCATGATAGAGAGATACTATCCTGAAGCAAAGATTTCTAGTAAAAAACATTTGGCAATACCTTCACCTTAGGTGGTAATTTTGGACTTAGTTAAAAAAGTTAAAAAAGCTGTTATAAAATGTAGCACAGAATATAGTGAAGATCAAATAAAAGCTTATAAAAATGCCATAAAAAATGAAAACAATGAAAATGCTGTTTGGGTTCTTAAGTTACTCTTAAAAAATGCTAAAATTGCAAAAAAGAAAAGAAGACCACTTTGCGATGATACAGGTATTCCCCATGTATATATAGAAATTGGCAAAAAATCAGAAATTTCTAGTACGTTTTTTCAAAAAATCAGGCGAGGCATAGCTGAAGGATTACGTGAGCTTCCAGGACGCCCTATGGCCCTAAAAGGAAATGATATAGAAAGAATAGAACAAAGTAAAGGGATATATGAAGATCCTGGGAAAGTGGTTCCTCCTTCATTCTTCATAGATAACAATAAAGAAGAAAATGGAACAAAAATTCATATAATGATGTTAGGAGGTGGTCCAGAAATTAGAGCTAGAACTAAAAAAGTTTTCCATGAACATGATTACAGAAAAGTATTTAAAGAAGTAATTAGATGGATAATAGTAGAGGCTAAATCTCTAGGTTGTACACCTTGTGTACCCGCCATAGGTATTGGAAGGACACATTATGAGGCAACATCGTTAATGCTCAAGGCAATTGCTCATGGTAAATTAGATCAGCAATCAGAACTAGAAGAATATATAACTAATTCTGTAAATTCTTCAGGAATAGGTCCTTTAGGTTTAGGAGGGTCCACCACTGCATTAGGAACTTTAATTAAAATAGGTCCACAAAGAGCCAGCGGTGTCAGAATCGTATCTACAAGATTATGTTGTTGTGTAGAACCAAGAAAATACACGATAACCATCTGAGGTGAGTTTTATGACAAAAATGCGGACAAAATGGAGAACATCAATTACTAAAATTGAACCAAACAAAATAATAATTAGAGGAATTCCAATAGAAAGACTCATTGGGAGTATAAGTTTCCCGGAAGTTGTATATTTATTAATAAAGGGAAAATTACCTAGTGAAAAAGAGGCAAGAATGTTAGAAGCTGTATTAGTTTCATTTGCTGACCATGGAGTGACTCCACCTAGTACTCAAGTTTCAAGGATAATAGCATCAACAGGATCACCTGTCAATGCCTGTATTGCTGGTGGGCTATTAGCATTTGGTAAACATCATGCAGGAGCAATAGAACATGCCATGAAATTATTCCAAAATTCTGTTGAGTTATGTGATTCTGAAGATGATATACCTGAAGTTGCAAGGGATGTTGTAAATAAATATATTTCAAAAGGAAAGAAAATTCCTGGTTATGGTCATAGATTCCATAATGAGGATCCACGACCCGTAAGACTTTTTGAATTAGCAGAAGAACTTAATTTCAAAGGACCACATATGGTTTTTGCCCTTGAAGTTGAAAAAATCTTAAATGAATTAAAAAACATAAAAATGAATGTTGATGGAGCTTGTGCATCAATACTATCAGATCTTGGATTTGATTGGAGAATTGGAGTAGGAATGTTTATGTTAGGTAGGTTACCAGGAATTATAGCCCATATTTATGAAGAACGTACAAAAGAACCTCCATTTAGGAAATTCTTTGATGTTGATGAAATTGAATATGAAGAAGAACAAATATTCAGACCTCCTAAGTTAAAAACACCTGAGTAACTATTTATTTATTTTTTCCCAAAGAGTGCCATTATTGGTTTCATATCTTCTAGCATATCCTTCTCTTTCAAGAGCTTTTAATATATTTAACATGCTTTCAAATTTAAGTTCTTTAAATCCGACTTTTTTGACAAAATCATGCAATTCCTTAGCTGAGGCTTTTTTAGATGGTAATAAATGATATATTTGAGATTGAAAAGACGTAAGCCCGGGTTTAGGTTTAGATGTCAATGCTTCAATATATTTCTCAAGTTTTTTTAATTTTTTATCTTTTTTTGATAATTCTTCCTTCAAAACTTTAATTTTTTTATCTTTTTCTTGGATTATATTTTTTAAATTGATTATTTCTAAATTTTTATTTCTAATCTCTGCCTCATATCCTTCATTTTTTAATTTCTTTAGCTTATTCCGACATTTATTTAATTCTAATCTTAATTTAGAAATTTCTAATAAACATGACTTAACAAGTTTTTTTAATTCTTCTTTTTCTGAATCTTTAAATAGTCGCATAGATATCCCAAAAAATAAAAATCAAAGAATTGTTTCTTTAATGAGTTCTGCGTTTAGCACTGACGCTCCTGCCGCACCTCTAATTGTATTATGTCCAACTAACACATATTTAAGACTATTTTCAATTGTGTTATCTTTTCGCAATCTTCCAACTGTTACAGCCATTCCATTCTCGTTATCTCTATCTATTCTTGGCTGAGGTCTATCTTCATCGTCTAAAACTATTATTGGTTTTTTTGGTGCAGAAGGAAGATTTAGTTTTTGTGGTAAACCCTTAAACTTTGCCATTGCATCTTTTATATCTTCTATATCAAAATTTTCTTCTAATTCAATGAATACGGCTTCAGTATGTCCATCTAACACAGGTACTCTATGGCAAGAAGCAGTTATTTTAAATTTTGCTGGTTCAATACTATCATCCTTTAAAGTTCCAAGAATTTTTAAAGTTTCTGTCTCTATCTTTTCTTCTTCGCCACTTATAAATGGTATTATATTATCTAAAATTGCCATGGATGGAACACCAGCATATCCAGCACCAGACACTGCTTGCATAGTTGCAACATATACTCTTTTTATATCAAATAAATCATAAATTGGTTTTAATGTCAATGTAAGTGCTATTGTCGAACAATTAGGGTTAGTAACTATAAAACCTTCCCAACCTCTTTTTTCTTGTTGTATTTCAATTAAATCCAATGATTCTGGATTTACTTCGGGAATTAAAAGTGGAACATCTGGTTCCATCCGCATAGCACTTGCATTAGATGCAACGATATATTTTTCTGCAAATTTAGGCTCTACCTTGGCAGCAATGTTTGATGGTAAAGCTGAGAATAATATATCTACATCCTCAACTTCTTTTGGATCTGTGTTAACAACTGTTATATCCTTAACAGATTCTGGCATTTCTATATCTAAATACCATTTAGCTGCGTCTTCATACTTTTTACCTGCTGACCTTGGGGAAGCTGTTAAAACTTCAATTTCAAAGTCAGGATGATCTGCCAACAAACTGACAAATCTTTGTCCAACCATGCCGGTGGCGCCGAGTATGCCTACTTTCAACATCTTATCACCTGAGGCCTAAAACATCTTTCATGTCACTTATTTTTCCTGGTTTTGCATGTTTTATATATCTTATAGCACGTAAAACTCCATTAACGAATGCTTGTCTACTATGTGCACGATGAATGATTTCCAATCTTTCACCATTGCCTAAAAACATAACTGTATGGTCCCCAACAACATCTCCGCCTCTTATTGCATGTACGCCTATCTCTTCGTCACTTCTTTCGCCAACAATTCCTTTTCTACCATAAACAGCCACATCTTTACTTTTTCCTCTTTTATCACATATTATTTCTAAAGCTTTCATGGCAGTGCCAGATGGAGCATCTACTTTGTGTCTGTGATGAGCTTCAATGATTTCTACATCATAGTCTTCAAGTAATGACGCAAGATCTTCAATAATTTTGAAAAAAACATTTACTCCGACTGCCATATTTGGAGAAATAACTGCTTTAATGTTATTTTTTTCTACACAATCCTCAATTATTTTCATCTGTTCCTCATTAAAACCAGTTGTACCAACGACTAAATTTACTCCCATTTTACTAGCTGTTTTTATATTTTCAACTGCAGCATTTGGAGTTGTGAAATCAACTAAAACGTCAGGGTCTTTGTCTTTTAGAACTTCTTTTAAAAAATTTGCACCTCTTATCTTTACACCAACATGTCCTATACCAATTGTTTCACCAATGTCTTTACCTTCTAATTCCGTATTTGGAGCTTCTATCGCACCAACAAGTTCCATGTCTTTCTCTTTAACTACATTCTTTATAATTAATGACCCCATTCTTCCACAAGCGCCACAAACAACTATTTTCATGATTGATACCTCAATGCTAAATAAGTGATAACCTTTCCAATATTTCTCTTAAAGTTTTTTTATTTTCTTCTTTTAACGATGCTAAAGGCATTCTTACATGTCCTGCTGGTCTTCCCATCATATTCAATGCCTCTTTTACAGGGGCAGGGTTAGTTTCAATAAACAATGCCTCCATGAGTTCATAAAGTTCATAATGTTTTTTCTTAGCTGTTTCAAAATCACCTTTTAAAGCACTTTTTACTAGTTCACACATTCTGGTTGGATCTACGTTGGCAACAACGGAAACAACGCCTTTAGCACCCATAGAAATCATTGGCAAAGTTAAATTGTCATTTCCTGAAAGAACTATAAAATCTAAATTTGTATCCATGGTTTCTTTAATAATCATGGAAACTTTATTTAAATCCGTGCTAGCCTCTTTTATTCCTACAATATTGTCAACTTTTGCCAGTTCGCACAAAACATCTACACCTATATCTATTCCAGTTCTTGATGGTACATTATAGATGATAATAGGAATATCTGATTTCTCAGCCAATGTTTTGTAATGTTTTATTAGTCCATGTGGTTGTGGTTTATTGTAGTATGGTGTTATAACAAGTGCTGCATCTGCCCCAGCGTCTTCAGCATATTTTACTAATCCAAGTGCCTCTCTAGAAGAATTACTTCCTGCACCTGCTACTGCAGTTACTCTACCATTTACTTCATCTACGAGTATGTCTATAAGCCTTCTATGTTCTTCATGAGTTATTGTCGCTGATTCTCCTGTTGTACCTGCAGCTAAAAGTCCATCAACGCCTTTTTCAATCAAATAATTTATATTTTCACGCATTCCTTCTTCATCTATCTCATCATCTTTTGTAAAAGGAGTTACCATAGCAACTATCGTTCCTTCGATCTTCATTTTTCACACCCAAAATATACTATGAAAAAAGTTAAATATTGATTTTACGAAAATCATGAGGATCCTAAAACATCGCGAACAAGATTATAGACTTTTTCGCAATCTTTCCATTCTACAAAAATAACTATTGATGTCTGGGAAGATGAAATTTCCACAATGTTTATGTTATGTTTTTTCAATGGTTCTGTAATTTTTGAAATAATTCCAGGAGTTGTTACAAAATCAGGGCTTGAAACACTTATCATTCCTACATCTTTACCTATGGATACAGAACTAAGATCCTTGTCTTTAATAACTAATTCATGTAAAATTTTATGGGCTTTCCTAGCATCTTTTTTGTTAACAAATAAAGTTACAGAATTTTGGCCTGTAGAAATTCCTAAAATATTTATATTATCTTTTGCAAGTCTGGAAGTTATTTTAGCAAGTATGCCTGGCTTATAAAGTATCTCTTCACCAACTACTGCTATAACAGATAATGGTTCTGGATAGGACATTGTTGTTTTTAAAGTTTTCTCTTTTGATGGTCCTATAATTTCAGTTCCAGGTGCAGATAAATCTCCATGCTTAAAACTTATTATTTTTGCTCTTAAATTAGGTTCTTTATATTTTAATGCATCTGGATGTAAAACCTTTGCACCATGTGTGGCCAAATCCCTCATTTCTTCTACTGATATTTTTTCCAATCTTTTTGCACTTTTTATTAAATTAGGGTCTGTCGTCATTACTCCACTTACATCAGTAACAATGATAACCTCATCTGCATTTAAACACTTTGCTAGAACAAAAGCAGTTACGTCACTTCCACCTCTTCCCAATGTTGTAATATGTCCTTCCTTGTCTTTACCAAGAAATCCACATATAACTGGAATTATTCCTTCATCCAGAAGATTTAATATATTTTTTGACAATTTTTTGGTTGTTTCTAAATCTACTTCAGCGTTTAATAGATTACTATCAGTTATTATTGGCCATTTATCGCTAAATGGATCTATATATTCAGATTTTACTCCAAAAGATTCTATAGCAGATGCAAATATTCTAGCACTGGTCATTTCACCCATAGAAATTACTTCAGCCAACTGTTTTTCTGTTACAATATTTTTTGTTGCATCTTCTACAATTTTAATTAGCTCATCTGTTGTTTTGTTTATGGCAGAAACTACGACTACTACTTTCTTTCCAGACATGTATTCTTTAACTACCGCATTGGCAGCCTTTCTAATTCTTTTTCCATTCCCTATTGATGTCCCACCAAATTTAACAACTATTAGTGCCATTTATACACCATTAAGATGATCTTTGTTTCATAAGTTTTGTTATGTAACCTGCTATTTTATTTCTCAAATGTTTTGTTTCTACGGTTGAAATTTCTTCTAAAACTGCCTTGTTTTCATCAAAATTGTCTGAAAACTTGTCTGGAAAAGTTTCTATTAATTCTTTTGCAACTCTTTTTATCAACGCAGTTCTAATGTTTCCCATACACTACCTCCCCATCACTTTTTTTTGTTCTTCTCTATTCATCTCAGTTAATATCTTTACTATTTTTGTAATTTTCTTTTCATTAATTTTATTTTTTCTAGCAATCTTCCTTGCCTTATTTTCAATTTCTTTCTCCCTTATAGGGTCTTCAATATCCATACCTAGTATCATTTTTGCTTTTGCTATTTTTTTGCCAAGGAGTGTTCTTTCACAGATAAGCTTCAAAATTTTTTTATCTAATATATCTATTTGTTCTCTTGTTTCATTTAGAATTTTCTTTGCTTCCGATTTATCCATTAAATCACCTTTGTTCCTTCATTGTCAACTTCAGTTAATATTACTTCGCCAGGATATGAATTCCATGCATCCACAACATTGTCAACTTTGTCATTGTCAACAATTGCAATGAAAGAAGGCCCTGTTCCTGAAAGCCCCGAAGCTAGTGCACCAGCATCCAGTGCATCAAAAATTATATCTGTGTTGAATCCAAGTGCAGAGGAATAAAGTATACCATTCAATGTTAAAGCCTTATAAATATTTTTATTTAAAAGTTCTTTGAATGCAATATCTACCCATGGTGATATTAACTTCATTCTTTTTACATCTGCTTCAGCAGTGAAAGATTTTTTCTTAGGATTATATATTACTACTTTTTTTTCATCCATTTTACCTTTATATATTATTTCCCTTCTTAAATTATCTGTTATTGTTAATCCTCCAAAAAATGATGCTGTGGCATCGTCAAAAGCCCCTGTTATTGTCACTCCTGCTTCTAATGATGAATCGATTGCTAATTCTATAATATCCATATCATCTAATTTTTCTGTGTCAAATTCTTCTGAAATTAATTCATATACTGCCAAAGTAACTGCATTTGATGCCGCACTACTACTTGATAAACCTGAAGCCACTGGAAGATTTGATTCAGTTTTTATTTTTAATCCTGTTTTTACCCCTAAACGTTCTAAAACTTTTTTTGCACAAATTTCCATTAGTTTTGTGTCAACTTTAGGTTTTGTACTACATTTAATACCAGAATTAATTATTTTAGCTTCAGCAGTAACATAAAGTTTTATTCCAAATGCTGATCCTTTTCCTGTGGCGATAGCATTAATAACTGTTGCTGAACCAGGAGATTTCACCTTTTTCTTAATAGATATCCCTCCAAACAAAAATTTTTTCTAGCTTATTATATCATAATTTAGGAATAAAGATTTAGAGGTGATAATGTGGTAGTAAAAATAGAGATATTTACATCTCCCACATGCCCTCATTGTCCATCAGCCATTGCATTAGCCGAAGAAATTAAAGAAGAATATGGTAACAAAGTTGAAATTGAAGAAATAGATGTGATGGAAAATAGAGAAAAGGCAATAGAATATGGTTTGTTAGCAGTTCCTACAATAGCAATAAATGGAGAAGTTAAATTTGTTGGAACTCCTTCTAAAGAAGAATTTAAAAGAGCTATTGAAGAAGAATTAAAAAATGAATAAAAGTAAGATAGGAATAACAACGGGTAGTGCAGCCACTGCAGCTGCAACTGCTTGTATTTTATTTTTAAAAAAATCTAAAAAACCTAAAATTGTAAATATTGATGCACCTGTAGGTAAATTAAAAATTGAAATAAAAAGTATAAAAAAAATATCTAAAAATGAAGCTGAAG
Coding sequences within:
- a CDS encoding shikimate kinase (COGs: COG1685 shikimate kinase~InterPro IPR006203: IPR010189: IPR014721: IPR020568: IPR 006204: IPR013750~KEGG: mth:MTH805 shikimate kinase~PFAM: GHMP kinase; GHMP kinase domain protein~SPTR: O26896 Shikimate kinase~TIGRFAM: shikimate kinase~PFAM: GHMP kinases C terminal; GHMP kinases N terminal domain~TIGRFAM: shikimate kinase), with protein sequence MFGGISIKKKVKSPGSATVINAIATGKGSAFGIKLYVTAEAKIINSGIKCSTKPKVDTKLMEICAKKVLERLGVKTGLKIKTESNLPVASGLSSSSAASNAVTLAVYELISEEFDTEKLDDMDIIELAIDSSLEAGVTITGAFDDATASFFGGLTITDNLRREIIYKGKMDEKKVVIYNPKKKSFTAEADVKRMKLISPWVDIAFKELLNKNIYKALTLNGILYSSALGFNTDIIFDALDAGALASGLSGTGPSFIAIVDNDKVDNVVDAWNSYPGEVILTEVDNEGTKVI
- a CDS encoding redox-active disulfide protein 1 (InterPro IPR011767: IPR004502: IPR012335: IPR012336: IPR 002109~KEGG: mth:MTH807 thioredoxin~PFAM: glutaredoxin~SPTR: O26898 Probable Thioredoxin~TIGRFAM: redox-active disulfide protein 1~PFAM: Glutaredoxin~TIGRFAM: small redox-active disulfide protein 1) — its product is MVVKIEIFTSPTCPHCPSAIALAEEIKEEYGNKVEIEEIDVMENREKAIEYGLLAVPTIAINGEVKFVGTPSKEEFKRAIEEELKNE
- a CDS encoding Chorismate mutase, type II (InterPro IPR020822: IPR002701~KEGG: mth:MTH804 chorismate mutase~PFAM: Chorismate mutase, type II~SPTR: O26895 Chorismate mutase, subunit A~PFAM: Chorismate mutase type II~TIGRFAM: chorismate mutase, archaeal type), producing MDKSEAKKILNETREQIDILDKKILKLICERTLLGKKIAKAKMILGMDIEDPIREKEIENKARKIARKNKINEKKITKIVKILTEMNREEQKKVMGR